Proteins encoded by one window of Streptacidiphilus sp. PB12-B1b:
- the lspA gene encoding signal peptidase II, which produces MGGAPSAADGAESAAVGVRRRRRVGVLLSVALLAYLLDLGSKLLVVARLEDHNPIRIAGTWVMLQATRNPGAAFGMGAAMTIVFTIIATTVVVVICRLARKLYSLPWAIALGLLLGGAFGNLTDRIFRSPAVFRGAVVDFISVKHFAVFNLADSAIVCGGILVVVLSFLGTNPDGSVQGSAQAPADGGAEPGAGPGPGGSAERDA; this is translated from the coding sequence ATGGGCGGGGCCCCGTCGGCCGCCGACGGCGCGGAGTCGGCAGCGGTCGGCGTGCGGCGCAGGCGCAGGGTCGGCGTGCTGCTGTCGGTGGCGCTGCTCGCGTACCTGCTCGACCTCGGCAGCAAGCTGCTGGTGGTCGCCCGGCTGGAGGACCACAACCCGATCCGCATCGCGGGCACCTGGGTGATGCTGCAGGCCACCCGCAACCCGGGTGCGGCGTTCGGTATGGGCGCGGCGATGACGATCGTCTTCACCATCATCGCCACCACGGTGGTCGTGGTGATCTGCCGGCTGGCCCGCAAGCTCTACAGCCTGCCCTGGGCGATCGCGCTGGGCCTGCTGCTCGGCGGGGCCTTCGGCAACCTCACCGACCGGATCTTCCGCTCCCCGGCCGTGTTCCGCGGGGCGGTGGTGGACTTCATCTCGGTGAAGCACTTCGCTGTGTTCAACCTGGCCGACTCGGCCATCGTCTGCGGCGGCATCCTGGTGGTCGTCCTGTCCTTCCTGGGCACCAACCCGGACGGCTCGGTGCAGGGCTCCGCCCAGGCGCCCGCCGACGGTGGCGCGGAGCCCGGGGCCGGGCCCGGCCCCGGCGGGAGCGCCGAGCGGGACGCCTGA
- a CDS encoding Na+/H+ antiporter yields MTQLILLFCVLLAAIVSTPVAERVGVPQPVLMTLIGIVLAVLPFVPNVTIAPDLILPLVLPPLIYAAAQRSTTRYFRANSRVILLLAVFLVLVTTAAVALACHWIVPALPVGAAIALGALVSPPDPIAAAAVASSVGLPRRLMGILETEGLFNDVTALVVYGLAVDAVVKGSFSTLEAVERLVLSAVLAVVLGVGLGWLSGKVMGLLHDPTLQVALSLLVPFAAYILADELHGSGMLAVLVCSLWINDQTVGADDVGYRLVGEAFWDVVELLISGMAFGLIGLELASVLSTVGRHWTSMIGDAALVIVVVVGVRLLWLLPGAWVTHSWDRARGVREEAAPIGWRESVVLWWSGMRGVASVALALALPYTVDGGGAFPQRSEIVFVAFCVVLFTLLVQGLTLPAVVRRLGLSRDQDAEDAAERQLWYRVSKAGLRRLKELAAAEEIPDDLVDRLKQRQTDRLARHRPDMYDEEQQRELRERVSRVKQFAEVEQAMLAAGRQEMQVARMEPGADPELVDRVIRKLDLRSNPR; encoded by the coding sequence ATGACGCAGCTCATCCTGCTCTTCTGCGTGCTGCTGGCGGCGATCGTCAGCACCCCGGTGGCCGAGCGGGTCGGGGTGCCGCAGCCGGTGCTGATGACGCTGATCGGCATCGTGCTGGCGGTCCTGCCCTTCGTGCCCAACGTCACCATCGCGCCGGACCTGATCCTGCCGCTGGTGCTGCCGCCGCTGATCTACGCCGCCGCGCAGCGCTCCACCACCCGCTACTTCCGTGCCAACTCCCGGGTGATCCTGCTGCTGGCGGTGTTCCTGGTGCTGGTCACCACCGCCGCGGTGGCGCTGGCCTGCCACTGGATCGTGCCCGCGCTGCCGGTGGGCGCGGCGATCGCGCTGGGGGCGCTGGTCTCCCCGCCGGACCCGATCGCGGCGGCGGCCGTGGCCAGCAGCGTCGGGCTGCCGCGCCGGCTGATGGGCATCCTGGAGACCGAGGGCCTGTTCAACGACGTCACCGCGCTGGTGGTGTACGGGCTGGCGGTGGACGCCGTGGTCAAGGGCAGCTTCTCGACCCTGGAGGCGGTGGAGCGGCTGGTGCTGTCGGCGGTGCTGGCGGTGGTCCTCGGGGTGGGCCTGGGCTGGCTCAGCGGCAAGGTGATGGGGCTGCTGCACGATCCGACGCTGCAGGTGGCGCTGAGCCTGCTGGTGCCGTTCGCGGCGTACATCCTGGCCGACGAGCTGCACGGCTCGGGGATGCTGGCGGTGCTGGTCTGCTCGCTGTGGATCAACGACCAGACGGTCGGCGCGGACGACGTCGGCTACCGGCTGGTCGGCGAGGCGTTCTGGGACGTGGTGGAGCTGCTGATCTCCGGCATGGCCTTCGGGCTGATCGGCCTGGAGCTGGCCAGCGTGCTGTCCACGGTCGGCCGGCACTGGACCTCGATGATCGGCGACGCGGCCCTGGTGATCGTGGTGGTGGTGGGCGTCCGGCTGCTGTGGCTGCTGCCCGGGGCCTGGGTCACGCACAGCTGGGACCGGGCCCGCGGCGTCCGGGAGGAGGCGGCGCCGATCGGCTGGCGGGAGTCGGTGGTGCTGTGGTGGTCCGGGATGCGCGGGGTGGCCTCGGTGGCGCTGGCGCTGGCGCTGCCGTACACGGTGGACGGCGGCGGGGCCTTCCCGCAGCGCTCCGAGATCGTCTTCGTGGCCTTCTGCGTGGTGCTGTTCACCCTGCTGGTGCAGGGGCTGACGCTGCCCGCGGTGGTCCGCAGGCTCGGTCTGAGCCGGGATCAGGACGCCGAGGACGCGGCCGAGCGCCAGCTCTGGTACCGGGTCTCCAAGGCCGGGCTGCGCCGGTTGAAGGAGCTGGCCGCGGCCGAGGAGATCCCGGACGACCTGGTGGACCGGCTGAAGCAGCGTCAGACCGACCGGCTGGCCCGGCACCGGCCGGACATGTACGACGAGGAGCAGCAGCGCGAGCTGCGCGAACGGGTGTCCCGGGTCAAGCAGTTCGCCGAGGTGGAGCAGGCGATGCTGGCGGCCGGGCGGCAGGAGATGCAGGTGGCCCGGATGGAGCCGGGCGCCGATCCGGAGCTGGTGGACCGGGTGATCCGCAAACTGGACCTGCGCAGCAATCCGCGGTAG
- a CDS encoding Pls/PosA family non-ribosomal peptide synthetase, producing MVSTVPTLAALWPADALGDVRLLIFGGEACPPELAERLATEGREVWNTYGPTEATVVACAAPLTGTAPVRIGLPLNGWELAVVDAEGQVVPMGESGQLVIGGVGLARYLDPEKDAATYAPLEATGWERAYRSGDLVLAQPEGLVFLGRADEQIKLGGRRIELGEVDAALQALPGVTGGAAAVRTARGGNQLLVGYLVTAEGFDRAAAVERLRAELPSTMVPLLTQVDELPVRTSGKVDRNALPWPLPALDQPGDAEQLYGTEAWLAEQWTQVLGMPVADAGADFFASGGSSLGAAQLVTLIRQRYAQAAVSDIYQHPVLSDLAAKLAASAEDTGAVREIAPTPRRAGLVQLLLTVPLLTVVGLRWTVALAALCAVLGWAPAASWWWIAAAAAVLWTPVGRIAIAAGGARLLLRGVRPGEHPRGGGVHLRLWAAERLAELSGATDLSGAWLVRYARALGAKIGDDVDLHTLPPVTGWLRLGKGCAVEADVDLAGWWLDGDVLHLGPVRVGAGATVGTRSILFPGARVGKRAEIVAGSAVTGQVPTGQRWAGAPAAKTGRAAHNWPGQRPPRKTRWAMMYGASGLGLTLLPLAAAAAGIAVLAALWSASVWQVALVAVPVATVTGALAYAGLVLAAVRLLGIGLRTGHHALHSRNAWQAWTVIQLMDLARGSLFPLYASTLTPFWLRALGMKVGRGVEASTVLALPSMTTVGDGAFLADDTLIAPYELGGGWLRIDAAEIGERAFLGNSGMTAPGRSVPDRGLVGVLSATPKKAKKGSSYLGMPPMKLPRRADKADQGLTYAPSARLRWSRAAVEVLRIVPVMLSVGLALGVLVTLRALAGAEGYAVAALASGAVLLAAGLLACLVSLAAKWLLVGRFTAVEHPLWSGHVWRNELADTFTEVLAAPWLLGAVPGSPLMNLWLRGLGAHIGTGVWCESYWLPEADLVTLGDGVSVNRGCVVQTHLFHDRIMRMDSVTLQEGATLGPHGIVLPGTTIGARTTLGPASLVMRGESVPADSRWLGNPIAAWPRT from the coding sequence GTGGTCTCCACCGTGCCCACCCTGGCCGCCCTGTGGCCCGCCGACGCCCTCGGCGACGTCCGGCTGCTGATCTTCGGCGGCGAGGCCTGCCCGCCCGAGCTGGCCGAGCGGCTGGCCACCGAGGGCCGCGAGGTGTGGAACACCTACGGCCCCACCGAGGCCACCGTGGTCGCCTGCGCCGCCCCGCTCACCGGTACGGCCCCGGTCCGCATCGGCCTGCCGCTGAACGGCTGGGAGCTGGCCGTGGTGGACGCCGAGGGCCAGGTCGTGCCCATGGGCGAGAGCGGCCAGTTGGTCATCGGCGGCGTCGGCCTGGCCCGCTACCTCGACCCGGAGAAGGACGCCGCCACCTACGCCCCGCTGGAGGCCACCGGCTGGGAGCGCGCCTACCGCAGCGGCGACCTGGTCCTGGCCCAGCCCGAGGGCCTGGTCTTCCTCGGCCGCGCCGACGAGCAGATCAAGCTCGGCGGCCGGCGCATCGAACTCGGCGAGGTCGACGCCGCCCTGCAGGCCCTGCCCGGCGTCACCGGCGGCGCCGCCGCCGTCCGCACCGCCCGCGGCGGCAACCAGCTGCTCGTCGGCTACCTGGTCACCGCCGAGGGCTTCGACCGCGCCGCCGCCGTCGAGCGGCTGCGCGCCGAGCTGCCGTCCACCATGGTGCCGCTGCTCACCCAGGTGGACGAGCTGCCGGTGCGCACCTCCGGCAAGGTCGACCGCAACGCCCTGCCCTGGCCGCTGCCCGCCCTGGACCAGCCCGGCGACGCCGAGCAGCTCTACGGCACCGAGGCCTGGCTGGCCGAGCAGTGGACGCAGGTCCTGGGCATGCCCGTGGCCGACGCCGGGGCCGACTTCTTCGCCAGCGGCGGCAGCAGCCTCGGCGCCGCCCAGCTGGTCACGCTGATCCGGCAGCGCTACGCCCAGGCCGCCGTCAGCGACATCTACCAGCACCCGGTCCTGAGCGACCTGGCCGCCAAGCTCGCCGCCTCCGCCGAGGACACCGGCGCCGTCCGTGAGATCGCGCCCACCCCGCGCCGCGCCGGGCTGGTCCAGCTGCTGCTGACCGTCCCCCTGCTCACCGTCGTCGGCCTGCGTTGGACCGTCGCCCTGGCCGCGCTGTGCGCCGTCCTCGGCTGGGCCCCGGCCGCCTCCTGGTGGTGGATCGCCGCCGCGGCCGCCGTGCTGTGGACCCCGGTCGGACGCATCGCCATCGCCGCCGGCGGCGCCCGGCTGCTGCTGCGCGGCGTCCGGCCCGGCGAGCACCCCCGCGGCGGCGGCGTCCACCTGCGGCTGTGGGCCGCCGAGCGGCTCGCCGAGCTGAGCGGCGCCACCGACCTCTCCGGCGCCTGGCTGGTCCGCTACGCCCGCGCCCTGGGCGCCAAGATCGGCGACGACGTCGACCTGCACACCCTGCCGCCGGTCACCGGCTGGCTGCGGCTCGGCAAGGGCTGCGCGGTGGAGGCCGACGTCGACCTGGCCGGCTGGTGGCTGGACGGCGACGTCCTGCACCTCGGCCCGGTCCGGGTCGGCGCCGGCGCCACCGTCGGCACCCGCAGCATCCTCTTCCCGGGCGCCCGGGTCGGCAAGCGCGCCGAGATCGTCGCCGGCTCCGCCGTCACCGGGCAGGTCCCCACCGGCCAGCGCTGGGCCGGGGCGCCCGCCGCCAAGACCGGCCGGGCCGCCCACAACTGGCCCGGGCAGCGCCCGCCCCGCAAGACCCGCTGGGCGATGATGTACGGCGCCAGCGGCCTCGGCCTGACCCTCCTGCCGCTGGCGGCAGCCGCCGCCGGGATCGCCGTGCTGGCCGCGCTGTGGTCCGCCTCGGTCTGGCAGGTCGCCCTGGTCGCCGTGCCGGTCGCCACCGTCACCGGCGCGCTCGCCTACGCCGGGCTGGTCCTGGCCGCCGTTCGGCTGCTCGGCATCGGGCTGCGCACCGGCCACCACGCCCTGCACAGCCGCAACGCCTGGCAGGCGTGGACCGTGATCCAGCTGATGGACCTCGCCCGGGGCAGCCTCTTCCCGCTGTACGCCAGCACCCTCACCCCGTTCTGGCTGCGCGCGCTGGGCATGAAGGTCGGCCGCGGCGTCGAGGCGTCCACCGTGCTCGCCCTGCCCAGCATGACCACCGTCGGCGACGGCGCCTTCCTCGCCGACGACACCCTGATCGCCCCCTACGAGCTGGGCGGCGGCTGGCTGCGCATCGACGCCGCCGAGATCGGCGAACGCGCCTTCCTCGGCAACTCCGGGATGACCGCGCCCGGACGCAGCGTGCCCGACCGGGGCCTGGTGGGCGTGCTGTCCGCCACCCCCAAGAAGGCCAAGAAGGGCAGCTCCTACCTGGGCATGCCGCCGATGAAGCTGCCGCGCCGCGCCGACAAGGCCGACCAGGGCCTCACCTACGCCCCCTCCGCCCGGCTGCGCTGGAGCCGCGCCGCCGTCGAGGTGCTGCGGATCGTCCCGGTGATGCTCTCGGTCGGGCTGGCGCTGGGCGTGCTGGTCACGCTCCGGGCCCTCGCCGGGGCCGAGGGCTACGCTGTCGCCGCCCTGGCCTCCGGCGCGGTGCTGCTGGCCGCCGGGCTGCTCGCCTGCCTGGTCTCGCTGGCCGCCAAGTGGCTGCTGGTCGGCCGTTTCACCGCCGTCGAGCACCCGCTCTGGAGCGGGCACGTCTGGCGCAACGAGCTGGCCGACACCTTCACCGAGGTGCTGGCCGCGCCCTGGCTGCTGGGCGCGGTGCCCGGCAGCCCGCTGATGAACCTGTGGCTGCGCGGCCTCGGCGCGCACATCGGCACCGGCGTCTGGTGCGAGAGCTACTGGCTGCCCGAGGCCGACCTGGTCACCCTCGGCGACGGCGTCAGCGTCAACCGCGGCTGCGTGGTGCAGACCCACCTGTTCCACGACCGGATCATGCGGATGGACTCGGTCACCCTCCAGGAGGGTGCGACCCTGGGCCCGCACGGTATCGTCCTGCCCGGGACCACCATCGGGGCCCGCACCACCCTCGGCCCGGCGTCGCTGGTGATGCGCGGCGAGTCCGTGCCCGCGGACAGCCGCTGGCTGGGCAACCCCATCGCGGCCTGGCCACGCACCTGA
- a CDS encoding thioredoxin domain-containing protein has protein sequence MSTKNDSAKSAARARIAEARAAEELRLRRRKGLIVGATAVAVIVAGTGIGIAVQDSRTTSHAPYVAPAHADGTTIVYGNPNAKNTLQVYEDFRCPVCDGLEKSAGPTIQALADNGTYKIEYHMATFLDGNLGGNGSAVALNAAAAALNESTAKFKAFHDVLYANQPPETTDGFNSSAEMLKLAAKVPGLVTPAFTKAVQDDTYGPWVAKVTDAFNNSGVNATPTFKLNGQQLAVIGNNGPVTPAQYTALVDSALGTK, from the coding sequence ATGAGCACCAAGAACGACTCCGCCAAGAGCGCCGCCCGCGCCCGTATCGCCGAGGCCCGCGCCGCCGAGGAACTGCGGCTCAGGCGCCGCAAGGGCCTGATCGTCGGCGCGACCGCGGTCGCCGTGATCGTGGCCGGCACCGGCATCGGCATCGCCGTCCAGGACTCCCGGACCACCTCGCACGCGCCGTACGTGGCCCCGGCCCACGCGGACGGCACCACCATCGTCTACGGCAACCCGAACGCCAAGAACACGCTCCAGGTCTACGAGGACTTCCGCTGCCCGGTCTGCGACGGGCTGGAGAAGTCGGCCGGTCCGACCATCCAGGCGCTGGCCGACAACGGCACGTACAAGATCGAGTACCACATGGCCACCTTCCTGGACGGCAACCTGGGCGGCAATGGCTCGGCGGTGGCGCTGAACGCCGCGGCGGCGGCGCTCAACGAGAGCACCGCCAAGTTCAAGGCGTTCCACGACGTGCTGTACGCCAACCAGCCGCCGGAGACCACCGACGGCTTCAACAGCAGCGCCGAGATGCTGAAGCTGGCCGCGAAGGTCCCCGGCCTGGTGACCCCGGCGTTCACCAAGGCCGTGCAGGACGACACCTACGGGCCCTGGGTGGCCAAGGTCACCGACGCCTTCAACAACAGCGGGGTGAACGCCACCCCGACCTTCAAGCTGAACGGGCAGCAGCTGGCCGTCATCGGCAACAACGGGCCGGTGACGCCCGCCCAGTACACGGCGCTGGTGGACTCCGCCCTCGGCACCAAGTAG
- a CDS encoding AMP-binding protein, with protein sequence MTTAVYRSAVELDAAPSGLALFSGGPTPAPRTLLDILDATTRDHPHEPALDDGRTVLTYRALAAEVDTLRAALAAAGVGVGDRVGIRVPSGTTDLYVAILAVLAAGAGYVPVDAEDPDERAALVFGEARVCAVVGADRRITPAAPAHGAPGRPGPDDDAWIIFTSGSTGKPKGVAVTHRSAAAFVDAESALFQQEEPLGPGDRVMAGLSVAFDASCEEMWLAWRYGACLVTVPGRRSAAAPTSARGWSSRRSPWSPPCPPWPPCGPPTPSATSGC encoded by the coding sequence ATGACCACGGCCGTGTACCGCTCCGCAGTTGAGCTGGACGCCGCACCCAGCGGGCTCGCCCTGTTCTCCGGGGGGCCGACGCCCGCGCCGCGCACCCTGCTCGACATCCTCGACGCCACCACCCGCGACCACCCCCACGAGCCCGCGCTGGACGACGGCCGCACCGTGCTGACCTACCGGGCGCTGGCCGCTGAGGTCGACACCCTGCGCGCCGCCCTCGCCGCCGCCGGGGTCGGCGTCGGCGACCGGGTCGGCATCCGCGTCCCCTCCGGGACCACCGACCTGTACGTCGCCATCCTGGCCGTCCTCGCCGCCGGGGCCGGCTACGTCCCGGTCGACGCCGAGGACCCGGACGAGCGGGCCGCGCTGGTCTTCGGGGAGGCCCGGGTCTGCGCCGTGGTCGGCGCCGACCGCCGGATCACCCCCGCCGCCCCGGCGCACGGCGCCCCCGGCCGGCCCGGCCCGGACGACGACGCCTGGATCATCTTCACCTCCGGCTCCACCGGCAAGCCCAAGGGCGTCGCCGTCACCCACCGCAGCGCCGCCGCCTTCGTCGACGCCGAGTCCGCCCTGTTCCAGCAGGAGGAGCCGCTCGGCCCCGGCGACCGGGTGATGGCCGGGCTGTCCGTGGCCTTCGACGCCTCCTGCGAGGAGATGTGGCTGGCCTGGCGCTACGGCGCCTGCCTGGTCACCGTCCCCGGGCGCAGGTCCGCAGCGGCGCCGACCTCGGCCCGTGGCTGGTCGAGCAGGAGATCACCGTGGTCTCCACCGTGCCCACCCTGGCCGCCCTGTGGCCCGCCGACGCCCTCGGCGACGTCCGGCTGCTGA
- a CDS encoding RluA family pseudouridine synthase: MTTDPQLRSLPVPDGLEGERVDAAIARMFGFSRTKAAELAAEGKVTVDGSTVGKSDRVIAGSWMEVEIPAPPAPVQIVAERIDNMPVVYDDEHFVVVDKPVGVAAHPSPGWTGPTVIGGLAGAGYRISTSGASERQGVVHRLDVGTSGLMAVAKSEAAYTSLKQQFRDRVVEKKYNALVQGHPDPMSGTVDAPIDRHPSSDWKWAVVANGKPSVTHYDLIEAYRAASLLDIKLETGRTHQIRVHMSALRHPCVGDLTYGADPTLAKRLGLTRQWLHAVELGFEHPATGEWVQFRSEYPEDLARALRIISAES; this comes from the coding sequence GTGACCACCGATCCTCAGCTCCGCAGCCTGCCCGTGCCCGACGGCCTCGAAGGCGAGCGCGTCGACGCCGCCATCGCCCGGATGTTCGGGTTCTCCCGCACCAAGGCCGCCGAACTGGCGGCCGAGGGCAAGGTGACCGTGGACGGCTCGACGGTGGGCAAGTCGGACCGGGTGATCGCCGGCTCCTGGATGGAGGTCGAGATCCCCGCCCCGCCCGCCCCGGTGCAGATCGTCGCCGAGCGCATCGACAACATGCCCGTCGTCTACGACGACGAGCACTTCGTGGTGGTGGACAAGCCGGTCGGCGTCGCCGCCCACCCCAGCCCCGGTTGGACCGGCCCGACCGTCATCGGCGGCCTGGCCGGCGCGGGCTACCGCATCTCCACCTCCGGCGCGTCCGAGCGCCAGGGCGTGGTGCACCGGCTGGACGTGGGCACCTCCGGGCTGATGGCGGTCGCTAAGTCCGAGGCGGCCTACACCTCGCTGAAGCAGCAGTTCCGCGACCGGGTGGTGGAGAAGAAGTACAACGCGCTGGTCCAGGGCCACCCGGACCCGATGTCCGGCACCGTGGACGCGCCGATCGACCGCCACCCCAGCAGCGACTGGAAGTGGGCCGTGGTCGCCAACGGCAAGCCCTCGGTCACCCACTACGACCTGATCGAGGCGTACCGGGCGGCCTCGCTGCTCGACATCAAGCTGGAGACCGGCCGCACCCACCAGATCCGGGTGCACATGTCGGCGCTGCGCCACCCCTGCGTCGGCGACCTGACCTACGGCGCCGACCCGACGCTGGCCAAGCGGCTGGGCCTGACCCGGCAGTGGCTGCACGCGGTCGAGCTGGGCTTCGAGCACCCGGCCACCGGCGAGTGGGTGCAGTTCCGCAGCGAGTACCCGGAGGACCTGGCCCGCGCGCTGCGGATCATCAGCGCCGAGAGCTGA
- a CDS encoding M1 family metallopeptidase, protein MSSPKQSPRLPADPYFPGHGDPRYHVHRYELALDYRPGPNRLSGSARLTCLAGSEALTELALDFAEFRINRVLLDGRPARWTLRAGKLRLRPARALRAGAAFTVEVSYSGNPRPVRSEWGGLGWEELEDGSLVASQPIGAPSWYPCNDRPADKAAYQVSITAPSPYTVVANGRLLTRTARAGATTWVYEQPAPSASYLATVQIGRYEQLALAGGPVPQTVYAPARLVAACGIDLARQPQMMGLFTELFGPYPFGEYAVVVTDEELDVPVEAQGLSTFGSNHVDGARGSERLVAHELAHQWFGNSVTVADWRHIWLNEGFAKYAEWLWSERSGGRSAAQHAAESHARLSGLPQDLVLADPGRKLMFDDRLYRRGGLTVHALRVVLGDPAFFALLKEWATEHRGGVVTTADFTARAQSHTAEPLHAFFNAWLYAPELPPLPRSAPPAPQPPAGPGSQPQSGPVPAVEPVGPEAAAALPSERRRWARWTPDPRRGRTT, encoded by the coding sequence TTGAGCAGTCCCAAGCAGTCGCCGCGCCTGCCCGCCGACCCCTACTTCCCCGGCCACGGCGACCCCCGCTACCACGTCCACCGCTACGAACTGGCCCTGGACTACCGCCCCGGGCCCAACCGGCTCTCCGGCAGCGCCCGGCTGACCTGCCTCGCCGGGAGCGAGGCGCTCACCGAACTCGCGCTGGACTTCGCCGAGTTCCGGATCAACCGGGTGCTGCTCGACGGGCGGCCCGCGCGCTGGACGCTGCGCGCGGGCAAGCTGCGGCTGCGCCCGGCCCGGGCGCTGCGCGCCGGAGCGGCGTTCACCGTGGAGGTCAGCTACAGCGGCAACCCGCGCCCGGTCCGCAGCGAGTGGGGCGGGCTCGGCTGGGAGGAGCTGGAGGACGGCTCGCTGGTCGCCAGCCAGCCCATCGGCGCGCCCTCCTGGTACCCGTGCAACGACCGCCCGGCCGACAAGGCCGCCTACCAGGTCTCGATCACCGCGCCCAGCCCGTACACCGTCGTCGCCAACGGCCGGCTGCTCACCCGCACCGCCCGGGCCGGCGCCACCACCTGGGTGTACGAGCAGCCCGCGCCCTCGGCCAGCTACCTGGCGACGGTGCAGATCGGCCGGTACGAGCAGCTGGCCCTGGCCGGCGGCCCGGTGCCGCAGACCGTCTACGCCCCGGCCCGGCTGGTCGCCGCCTGCGGGATCGACCTGGCCCGCCAGCCGCAGATGATGGGGCTGTTCACCGAGCTGTTCGGGCCCTACCCGTTCGGCGAGTACGCGGTGGTGGTCACCGACGAGGAGCTGGACGTCCCGGTCGAGGCCCAGGGGCTGTCCACCTTCGGCTCCAACCACGTGGACGGCGCCCGGGGCTCGGAGCGGCTGGTCGCGCACGAGCTGGCGCACCAGTGGTTCGGCAACAGCGTCACGGTCGCCGACTGGCGGCACATCTGGCTGAACGAGGGCTTCGCCAAGTACGCCGAGTGGCTGTGGTCCGAGCGCTCCGGCGGCCGCAGCGCCGCCCAGCACGCCGCCGAGTCCCACGCCCGGCTCTCCGGCCTGCCGCAGGACCTGGTGCTGGCCGATCCCGGCCGCAAGCTGATGTTCGACGACCGGCTGTACCGGCGCGGCGGGCTGACCGTGCACGCGCTGCGGGTGGTCCTCGGCGACCCGGCCTTCTTCGCGCTGCTGAAGGAGTGGGCCACCGAGCACCGGGGCGGCGTGGTGACCACCGCCGACTTCACCGCCCGCGCCCAGAGCCACACCGCCGAGCCGCTGCACGCCTTCTTCAACGCCTGGCTGTACGCGCCGGAGCTGCCCCCGCTGCCACGGTCCGCGCCGCCCGCCCCGCAGCCCCCGGCCGGGCCCGGGTCGCAGCCGCAGTCCGGCCCGGTGCCTGCGGTCGAGCCGGTCGGCCCGGAGGCGGCCGCCGCCCTACCGTCCGAGCGGCGGCGCTGGGCGCGCTGGACGCCCGACCCCCGCCGGGGCCGGACGACCTGA
- a CDS encoding SPW repeat protein has protein sequence MSDISQRPSNASSSPMSSSSPTSMHDIDRHPDVPEMRERYERLLRGREDSALDGAVLLAGLYAAVSPWIVHFSGSNPELRMNNLIIGLAVAAFGLGLTLAPERMSRLGWACAAAGVWLVIAPWVATVGHHPTTGMIWNNVVVGAVIVLLGCAVGAIRMATGRAARRTSTMSSAHPST, from the coding sequence ATGTCCGACATCTCTCAGCGCCCCTCCAACGCCAGCTCAAGCCCCATGTCCAGCTCCAGCCCCACCTCCATGCACGACATCGACCGGCACCCGGACGTCCCCGAGATGCGCGAGCGGTACGAGCGGCTGCTGCGCGGCCGCGAGGACAGCGCGCTCGACGGGGCGGTCCTGCTGGCCGGTCTGTACGCCGCCGTCTCGCCCTGGATCGTGCACTTCAGCGGGTCCAACCCGGAACTGCGGATGAACAACCTGATCATCGGCCTGGCCGTGGCCGCCTTCGGCCTGGGGCTGACCCTGGCGCCGGAGCGGATGAGCCGCCTCGGCTGGGCCTGCGCCGCCGCCGGCGTCTGGCTGGTCATCGCGCCCTGGGTGGCCACCGTCGGCCACCACCCGACCACCGGCATGATCTGGAACAACGTCGTCGTCGGCGCGGTGATCGTGCTGCTCGGCTGCGCCGTCGGCGCCATCCGGATGGCCACCGGCAGGGCGGCCAGGCGCACCAGCACCATGAGCAGCGCCCACCCCAGCACCTGA